A genomic segment from Candidatus Bathyarchaeota archaeon encodes:
- a CDS encoding HAD family hydrolase, with amino-acid sequence MKLKGVKGIVFDLDGTLISSKIDFLGMKRKIISLLESKGVPEGHLSPNETTVEILRKAEGLWGERPEEEMREILREVEEIMDETEIDALPTVVEVEGTSKALKRLREMGLKLAVLTRGHRTYALKALEKTGMINYFDIILARGETPKPKPNPEALIHASAMMGLKPEEVLLVGDHRIDMECAERAGCRFIGVRTGPLGEASWGQNRPCILLDSLKQLTEYLSGEN; translated from the coding sequence GTGAAGTTGAAGGGAGTGAAAGGCATCGTCTTCGACCTTGATGGAACCCTGATAAGTTCAAAAATAGATTTTCTCGGGATGAAGAGGAAGATAATCTCCCTTCTGGAGTCTAAGGGGGTTCCCGAGGGCCACCTATCACCCAATGAGACGACGGTGGAGATCTTGAGAAAGGCTGAGGGTTTATGGGGAGAAAGGCCTGAGGAGGAGATGAGAGAGATACTGAGAGAGGTGGAGGAGATAATGGATGAGACTGAGATTGACGCCCTCCCGACGGTTGTCGAGGTGGAGGGGACATCTAAGGCCCTAAAGAGGCTGAGGGAGATGGGCCTGAAGCTGGCCGTGCTCACGAGAGGCCACCGAACATACGCCTTGAAGGCCCTTGAAAAGACTGGAATGATCAACTACTTCGACATCATCCTCGCAAGGGGTGAGACACCAAAGCCTAAGCCGAACCCCGAAGCCCTAATCCACGCCTCAGCCATGATGGGGCTTAAACCCGAGGAGGTTCTACTAGTTGGAGACCACAGGATTGATATGGAATGCGCGGAGAGAGCTGGTTGCAGATTCATAGGAGTTCGAACTGGACCATTGGGCGAAGCCTCCTGGGGGCAAAATAGGCCCTGTATCCTCTTAGACAGCCTAAAACAGCTAACTGAATACCTATCTGGAGAAAATTGA
- a CDS encoding ABC transporter permease, translating into MVRILLALMVKEVKELVRDPKILLGVILMPLILFPIMGSAIGVSQESAVRAASSSPIAIYNEDKGEASQSLIGFLEKNGTVIIFEASSLEEALTELDKGGYPALLHIPKGHSANITSGRKAMVRIYANLRDLTITETLGAEAAANIINIYSYQASLSRIERLLSEAGATYEAEAVRSPIAIHYSSLVRGSLIEAPPQSIIGLVISQSVLLPVLVMVMLMFAIQMAATSIAIEKEQKTFETLMTLPIGRLAILAGKLGGSIVVAILGSIAYMFGFSFYMGAALRFASQMPLPIGEVGLSPSPLGLLLLGCIIFITLVSGLALAISLAIFTDSVRAAQSLVGVLVIPVVVPAIILMFTGLENLPTGFRLILLMVPYTHSILSSKAALLGDYFRAVGGILYISIFTGIILYIASRLFSTERIITSRIGFRRSLRTQE; encoded by the coding sequence TTGGTTAGGATTCTTCTAGCCCTTATGGTCAAAGAGGTTAAGGAGCTGGTCAGGGATCCGAAGATCCTACTGGGCGTGATATTGATGCCCCTCATTCTCTTCCCGATAATGGGGTCAGCCATAGGCGTATCACAGGAGTCTGCTGTTAGAGCTGCCTCATCCTCCCCAATAGCTATATATAACGAAGACAAGGGCGAGGCCTCTCAGAGCCTGATCGGATTTTTAGAAAAGAACGGCACAGTCATAATCTTTGAAGCCTCATCCCTAGAAGAGGCCTTGACCGAGTTGGATAAAGGAGGCTATCCAGCCCTCCTCCATATACCCAAAGGCCACTCGGCTAATATCACTTCAGGACGTAAAGCTATGGTGAGGATCTATGCAAACCTGAGGGATCTAACAATCACTGAGACATTGGGGGCTGAGGCAGCAGCCAACATCATAAACATATACAGTTATCAGGCTTCGCTGAGCAGGATAGAGAGGCTACTTAGCGAAGCAGGAGCCACCTATGAGGCTGAGGCCGTGAGGAGCCCAATAGCCATACACTATTCATCGTTGGTCAGGGGCTCCCTGATCGAGGCTCCACCCCAGTCGATAATCGGTCTAGTCATCTCTCAGAGCGTCCTGCTCCCCGTACTAGTGATGGTTATGCTGATGTTCGCTATCCAGATGGCAGCCACGAGCATAGCGATCGAGAAGGAGCAGAAAACCTTCGAGACATTAATGACCCTCCCCATAGGGAGGCTGGCCATCCTGGCAGGGAAGCTTGGGGGCTCCATAGTCGTTGCCATCCTCGGATCCATAGCATATATGTTCGGCTTCAGCTTCTACATGGGTGCAGCCCTTAGATTCGCATCTCAGATGCCATTACCCATCGGGGAAGTTGGGCTAAGCCCCAGCCCCTTAGGGCTCCTCCTCCTCGGATGCATAATATTCATAACATTGGTCTCGGGGCTAGCCTTGGCCATCTCCCTGGCCATCTTCACCGATAGTGTCCGGGCTGCTCAAAGCCTAGTAGGGGTTCTCGTCATCCCAGTCGTAGTACCAGCGATCATATTGATGTTCACAGGCTTAGAGAACCTTCCAACAGGGTTCAGGTTGATACTACTTATGGTTCCCTACACCCACAGCATCCTATCCTCAAAGGCAGCTCTCTTGGGAGACTATTTTAGAGCAGTTGGAGGCATACTCTACATAAGCATCTTCACAGGAATCATATTGTACATAGCCTCCCGTCTATTCTCAACGGAGAGGATAATAACCTCGAGGATAGGCTTCAGGAGGAGCTTAAGAACCCAAGAATAA